ACCGTGGCCAAGGGCGCGACGGTGACCCGGTCGCTGGACCTCGGCGGCTGCCGCAACTGGTACGACGTCACCGTCACCCAGTCCGGGCAGGCGGACTTCGTCCGCCGCCTGGCCGGTCACGTCGAGACCGGCGCACCCGGCCTCTCCGACCCCGGCCTGATCACCGCCTGACGCGGCGCCGCGGCCCCGGAGCCACCACGCTCCGGGGCCGCGGCGTGCCGCCGGTCCGCGCGCGGCGCATCCCCATGTTCGCCGCGATCGCATGCCGTCCGTGTACTGTCAGATCGGGAGGACGTTGGCCGGACACTCCCCGGACGCTTCGCCGCCGGGGCTGGCCCTGCACGGAACAGCACGACCAGACTGCCCGGGGCGGCCGGACGAGTCTCGTTTCCCGTACGAGTCCGTACACCGCCTGCACCACAGTCCAGCAGGAACACGACTTCATGGGGGGCGTCGTGGGTGAGCAGCACGGAACGGTTCCGGATCCGGACCGAGCCGCGGATCTGGCCGAGTTCATCGGCGCGTTGGGGGAACTGCGTGTGTCGGCGGGGATGCCGTCCTACCGGGCGCTGGCCAAAAGGGTCGGGCCACGGATGCGGCCGCCGCGGGTGATGTCGCCCAACACGCTCGTGGACGCGTTCAGGCCCGAGCGGCGGCGTCTCGACCTGGATCTGGTGGTCGCGATCGTCGGGGCCCTCGGCGAGGACGAAGCCGCGGTCGACCGCTGGCGGGAGAGCTGCCTCCGGGTGCACCGCGACGCCAGGACGCAGGCCCCGGCGGGAGCCGAGCGGAGGAGGCGCGCCGTGGACGGGGCGCCGGCCGAACTGTCGGCGGATCTCACCGACTTCACCGGACGCGTGAGCGAGGCGGAAGAACTGGTCGCCGCCCTCGGGACGCCCCCGTCCGGGCCGGCCGCCCCGGTGGTCCTCTCGGCGATCAGCGGCGCGGGCGGGATGGGCAAGACCACGCTTGCCGTTCATGTCGCCCATCGGGTGCTCCGGGGGTTTCCCGACGGACAGCTCCAGGCCGACTTCCACGGCACCGAAGCCGTGCCGACGGCTCCCCACGACGTCCTCGCCCGCTTCCTCCGGTCGCTCGGCGTCGCACCGGCTCGCATCCCCGTCGATCCCGACGAGCGCGCGGCCCTGTACCGCAGCCTGCTCGCCCAGCGGCGGGTGCTGATCCTCCTGGACAACGTCAGGGACGCGGCGCAGGTGCGCCCGCTGCTTCCCGGCGCGGGACCGAGCCGGGTCCTGGTGACCAGCCGAAGCGCCCTCCCCGGCCTGGACGGCGCGCTCCGGATCACTCTCGGCGCCCTCGGCCCTGACGAGTCGTCGGAGCTGTTCACGAACATCGTCGGCCACCCTGTCGTCTCCGCGGAACCGGACGCCGTGCAGTCCCTGCTGGAGATCTGCGCGGGCCTGCCGCTGGCCGTCAGGATCGCCGCGAGCCGACTGGCGACCGGGCTCCACCCCAGCGTAGGCGAGCTGGCCCGACGCCTGGCCGACGAGCGGTCACGGCTGGACGAGCTCACGGTCGAGGACCGGGCGATCCGGACGACCTTCTCGGTCAGCTACCGGGGACTGCCCGAGGACCAGGCCCGGGCGTTCCGGCTGCTGACGGTCAGCGACTGCCCGTCGTTCACGGTCCCGGCTGCGGCCGCGCTGCTCGCCCTGCCCGCGGACGTCACGCGGCGGCTCCTGGACGCGCTGGTCGACATCCATCTCCTGCAGTCCTCGACGCCGGGACGGTACGTGTTCCACGACCTTCTCCGGCTCTTCGCGGCCGAGTGCGCCCAGAGAGACGAGACTCCGGCCGCACGGGACGCGGCCATGCACCGGCAGCTGCGCTGGCACCTGCACACCAGCGCGGCGGCGTCCCGGCGCATGAACCCGTCGCGCCGTCATGTCATCGTGGAGGAGCCGGGTCCTGGGTGGCGCCCACTGGACTTCGACGACTTCGACGCGGCACTGGCCTGGTTCGAGGCGGAGCGCACGAACCTGGGCTTCGCGGTCGCGCAGGCGGCACGGACCGGTTGTTACGAGATCGCCTGGAAACTGCCGATCACCATGTGGGACCTGTTCCACAAGCGGCTGTGGCAGCAGGACGGTATCCGGTGCTACGAGAGCGCACTGGCCGGCGCGGAAGCGCTGCAGGACCGCGCGGCCGAAGCCTGGGTGCTCGTCAGCCTCTCCAGCGCCTACCGGGAGGCGCTGCGGCTCGGCGAGGCGGCGGACTGCCTGGACCGCGCGCTGACGATCCGCAGCGGGCTGGGCGACCTTCAGGGGCAGGGCTCCTGTCTGATCAACCTCGGGTACGTGTACACGGAGATGGGCAGGGCGGCGGAAGCCGCCGACGTGCTGGAACGAGCCGTGCGCATCTTCCAGGGCCTCGGCCACCCGGCGGGTGAGGCCGCGGCGCACACCAACCTCGGCCTGGCGCTTCAGCAGCTGGGCGACCACCCCGCCGCTGTCGGGCACCATCGGCGGGCGCTCGCGATCAACCTGCGGACCCCCGACCGCTTCGCCGTCGGCAAGACGCTCACCAATCTCTCGGTCGCCCTGTTCCAGCTCGGCAGCCTCGACGAGG
This genomic interval from Streptacidiphilus rugosus AM-16 contains the following:
- a CDS encoding ATP-binding protein, with product MGEQHGTVPDPDRAADLAEFIGALGELRVSAGMPSYRALAKRVGPRMRPPRVMSPNTLVDAFRPERRRLDLDLVVAIVGALGEDEAAVDRWRESCLRVHRDARTQAPAGAERRRRAVDGAPAELSADLTDFTGRVSEAEELVAALGTPPSGPAAPVVLSAISGAGGMGKTTLAVHVAHRVLRGFPDGQLQADFHGTEAVPTAPHDVLARFLRSLGVAPARIPVDPDERAALYRSLLAQRRVLILLDNVRDAAQVRPLLPGAGPSRVLVTSRSALPGLDGALRITLGALGPDESSELFTNIVGHPVVSAEPDAVQSLLEICAGLPLAVRIAASRLATGLHPSVGELARRLADERSRLDELTVEDRAIRTTFSVSYRGLPEDQARAFRLLTVSDCPSFTVPAAAALLALPADVTRRLLDALVDIHLLQSSTPGRYVFHDLLRLFAAECAQRDETPAARDAAMHRQLRWHLHTSAAASRRMNPSRRHVIVEEPGPGWRPLDFDDFDAALAWFEAERTNLGFAVAQAARTGCYEIAWKLPITMWDLFHKRLWQQDGIRCYESALAGAEALQDRAAEAWVLVSLSSAYREALRLGEAADCLDRALTIRSGLGDLQGQGSCLINLGYVYTEMGRAAEAADVLERAVRIFQGLGHPAGEAAAHTNLGLALQQLGDHPAAVGHHRRALAINLRTPDRFAVGKTLTNLSVALFQLGSLDEAADQARRAVEVTRDTGNSTDEGHALDALGQVHAARGQGPLAHRYWREAYVILDSIGHPHAADVHHRLTSPTG